The window AACCTCGGATCTTGGTCCTGCTTGGACTCATGTGTCCAGTGGTGCTGAGCTGAGGGGAGTGCCTGGATCCCAGTGCAGGGTGGAAAGGGTCAGCCCAGGAATGATGGATCACAATACTCTGTGGAGACCTTGGGCTGTGTGGCATTCAGGACCGTGCCCGTCAGAACACATCTGAGACAGCCCAGAATGGACTGGTGCTCCTGCCCACtcttgcctctcctccccttgtgTCTGAGGAGCATCCTTTTCCACCTCCTGGGCTAGGAGCTCTCTCTTATCAGAGCCCTCATTGGACTGGGCCCTGAGCAGACTCTGGGCCTTTATCAGCATTCTGGACTTGAGCGGAGACCTCGGGTGCTGGTGCTGCCCAGGGGCTGACTTCCTGTTGTCAGGAGAGAGGTCTAGTGATGCTGCCCAAGACTGTTGCCTCTGGTGTGGCCTGTCAGAGGTCTAGACAGATGTGTGGAAGGAATTACCCAGGAAAACACTGCTTGACTGTGTCTGGGTCACCCATGGGCAGGCTGAGCTTATGCCAGGTGCCCTGATTCAGCCTGGGGACCCCCAGTTCCCTGTCCAGCACTCTGTCCGTAGGGCTACTTGGGCAGTGATAGACCATTCCATCACTGGCTAACCTGGGACTCAGGGACCCTTCCCGCACTCAGTCACCTGTGTGGTTCCCCGTCTCCCAAGAAGCACTTCAAGTGCCCACATTTGCACAAAAGGGCCCATGCCTTCCTTCTGCAGTCCTGTGTGTCTGACTCTGACATCGTCTCATTGTGAAGCCTAGGATgtgtcatcctcctgccttaatcTCCTGAGTCCTAGGATAATAGGTGTGCAAACCACTCCTGGGATCAGTactagcagtgtgtgtgtgtgtgtgtgtgtgtgtgtgtgtgtgtgtgtgtgagagagagagagagagagagagagagagagagagagacagacagacacttggGGATCTTCCCTTCTAGTGCCCTCTGTGTTCACGCAGGACATTGCTGACAAGGAACTCTGGGTGCAGTGTTCAGTTCAGTCTTGGTTGAATGCgtgctttacttttattttttagttttttgaaacagggtttctcgatatagccctggctgtcctggaactcactctgtagaccaggctggcctcgaacccagaaataagcctgcttctgcctccaagtgctgggattaaaggcgtgtgcggGTGCTTTAGTTTCTaagtttcccctccttctcccttcttatccctttccccctctcctggGGCTTTGGGTGCCCTGGGCAAGTTACTTTTGAACTGCGTTTTGCTAGCttaaggtggccttgaacttctgatccttctgcctcagcctcctacatGCCTGGTCCACTGCCTCTGATCTTTAGAAGGTTACTTTTTAAGAACCCAGCCCAGTCAAGCCTGGAATCTCTCTCTGGGtcaccccagcacctgggaagtagagacaggaggatcagaagttcaaggatacCCTCAGCTGTACATCTAGGGCTGTGCCACAGTGAGATCTTACATTAAATAACTAAAGGGAAAGTCCAGAGAAGTTCCCAATTCCTTTCACAGTTCAGTGCATCTTGGCCTGGCCAGTCTGACtcagcccctgcccctgcctctcagtAGTAGGACCCCTGTGAGCAGTCTGTCCTGCCCCTCTTTCTGGCAGCAGAGGCTCCCTTCTCTTGTCCTTCAGGAGATGGGGCTCCCCTGTGTGTCTCCTCATTGTGTACAAAAGTTTGTACTTTTAGTTCTGTGTatgactgtgtctgtgtggtgtagTGCAGGTACCCATGAGGCTGAGGTGTCATCACCTGGATTGGACTTGCAGGTGTGTAAGCTGCCTGCTGAGGGCTGAGAAGTGAACTCCCTTACCttagctctctccagcccctccctttcAGGTACTCCATGAAGAAGTGAGGAGAAGTGAAGCACAGGAGGTTCGGGtgctggctcagtggtgaaggcTGAGCATTGAAGAGGTGAATTAGTTAAACTGCTTTGGCTCCTGGCAGATCGAGTGTGTGCTGCACTCACCTAAGAGCTttctggattctcaaatgaagcacacaaacacacacacacacacacacacacacacacctctgcacaGGTCCTGGAGTAGGCTGGGTGACCTCAACACAGCAGTATTACAGTGTCACTCCTTGAGGCCCAAGCCTGGTGTGCAGTAGGTTCTGGATGGCTGGTTCTCTTACTTTGCACATCTCTATCAAACCAACTTAGTGGCTGTTCTGTGTTCTTTTCCCTTCCAGGGCTTGGATATGACCCATACAACCCagagctgcctcagcctcctgtgcaGAGGGAGAACGGTGCTCTGGGTCAGGGTGATGGcatgctggagctggagctggtcAACCAGGCCATCGAGGCCGTGCGTGGCGAGGTGGAGCTGGAGCAGAGGCGCTACCAGGAGCTCCTTGAGACTGCACGGGGACACAGTGCGGGGCCTTCAGCCCTGGCGCCCTGCAGCCCTGCCACAAGCATAGATGACGATGACACCTTCTCATTGGCCCTAACTTACACGCCAGGTGGCCTGCTGAGCCCAGACTCTGCCTACCAACCCACTCCACTGGCTGTTCCTGCCGAGCCAGGGCACAAGTACTCACTGGCCCCCTCCGACAGGGGTCAGGGCAGAGCTGCAGGAGGCGCTGGTGCCCTGGAGTATGTCCCTAAGGCTGTGGGCCAGCCACGCCGCTGTGGCCGCCCTGTGTCCGGTGGCAAGTATGTGGTGGATAGTTCAAAACCTTCGACAGATCTAGAGTACGACCCACTGTCCAACTATTCAGCCCGGCACCTTGGCAGGGCCAGTGCTAGGGATGAGAGGGCCACCAAGCGGCCGCGGGGCTCCAGGGGTGCTGAGCCATACACACCTGCCCTCAAGAAGCCCTGTGACCCCTTCGGTGGCTGTGAGGCCAGGTTCTCAGACTCAGAAGATGACGTGGCCAGTCCCCCAAAGGCTGATGTTAGCAGCCCCAAGGCTGGGGCTGACCCTGAAAGCAAGGCACCCGGGAAGCCTGCCTCCAAGGAGGGCAGAGAGCATGAGGAGGCTGACCTGCGAGGCACCAAGGAGATGGCTGTGCAGTATGACGTGGAAGACCTCGGGCAGCCTCCCAAAGCACCAGACACAGTGTCCTTGGTCAAGCCCAACTCCCCAGCCAGGGCCTCTCGAGATGCTGGGGTCCCCAAGGAGGGTAaagccaaaaagaagaaaagtgggaCCCCAGCCAGCCTCAGCCACAAGGACAAGGTCcacaagaaagacaaaaagaaagagaaagacccaGCCAGACCCCGAGGGAAGGAGAAGGTATGTGCAGACAAGAAGAAGTTGCCTGCCAGTAGCCCCAGGGGCAAGGCCCAGGGGCCTGAAGGGACCAAGAAAAAGCCATCCTCTGCGACCACAGTGGCCAGCTCAGGGAAAGGGGGGCCAGGCCGCCCCTCCAGCATGGGGCCCCAGGACTCTGGGCCTAGTCCTCGTGCACCACTGGCCTGGAAAGGTGGCAGTGCAAAGAAGATGCCATCAGGGAAGTTAGTGGAACGCAAGGCCCGCTCCCTGGATGAAGGAGCTCCCCAGGACACCCCTAAGCTTAAGAAACGGGCCCTGAGCCACGCCGAACTATTTGGGGATGAGAGCGAGGAGGATGACTCAGGCCTGGGAGCGGGAGCACCCCGGGTCTGGCCCCCAACTCTGCCCAGCCTTAGCTCAGACTCCGACTCTGACTCCGACTCCGACTACAGCCTGGGCCTGGACGAGATGAAGGTGCCCAAGCATCTCAAGGCCGCACCACCCACGGCCCCCGCACCaccctccccattctcctcctcctcctcctcctcgggaGCCAGCCAGTGTGCAGAGGAGGATGTGGACTACTCGGCCCTGGAGAAGGAGGTGGACTTTGATGTGGACCCTATGGAGGAGTGCCTTCGGATCTTCAATGAGTCCACCAGTGTGAAGACGGAGGACAAGGGCCGGCTGGCCCGGCAGGTGAGGGCACTGGCCTTGGCAGCCAAGGGCCCTTCGAGGGGACACTCAGTCCCATGGTCATCTCCAGCCGATTCCAGCCTCTGTGACCCAAGCAGAAGCCGCTCCTTCAGCACTGGCCTCTTATTAACTCCATTCAAAATTCAGGAACCCTCGGTGGCCGCCTGCTGCCCCCCTGCACCCTGCCCAGAATGAGGACGCTGGCTTTCTACCCACCCAGCCGGCTTCCCGTGGCAGCGTCCGACTGACCGTTCAGACTGACCGGCAAAGGGGTACCGGGCCCTCCCGCCCCACGCCTGCCTCACACCACCTCCTGTCCCCACTCCTTGGCCTTTCTTgacccccttccctcctccagctCTTGCTCCCTTTCTAGCCTCTAAGCCCCTTCCTCTCATTACTCCCTGGCCTGCCTGGCTCAGGCCAGCCTTGACCCATCTGGGTGTCCCTCCTAATGTCCCCATGCTGGCCACCAGAGGGTGCTCACCCTGAACAAAGATGGACTTAGCCAGTTCCTTCCAACACTTCCCTGCGGGATGCCCTTGACTGGCATTCCATATCTGAGCCGTCATCCTGGGCTGGGTGTGGGGGCAGCAGCAGGGACACACCCACTTGTCCTCCTGTCCACAAGGCCTGGGAGGCAGGTGCTGGGGCCTGGCCTTGGGCCGCAGGGTGCTGATCCTCGTAGGGCTCTCATTGGCAGGACCGCCTAAGGTCTGGCGGCAACATGAGGCTGGGTGGGAAGGCAGGGGCATGCTCCAGGAGGCACCAGAGTGAGGAGTCCATGTGTGTTTTCAGCCACCCAAGGAGAAGGCTGAGGAGAAGACGCATGCGGGCCTGACCACTTTGTTCCCAGGGCAGAAGAGGAGGGTCTCACACCTTTGCAAGCCAGGCAAGGAGGTAAGACCCACATATGCAGGTACAGGGTGGGCCTCTGGAGGGAGGTCTGCCACCACAGTCTGGCGGAGGACCCTGCTGCTGGCCTTCGGTAGGCTGCTGTTCAGTGCTTTGTGTCCCATCCAGAGTGTCTTTCCCTGACCTGGGCACAGGAACAGTGCACGGAGGAGTGGGTAAATCCCCATGGGTATTAGAGTTGAGTGGGCTGTCTAGCTTCAGAGCCCAGGCTATCTCAGTTGTGGCTGGAAGGCAGTGCAGATACTAGGAGAGGCCTGGGCGGGGGTATGATGGCAAGCTTAGGCCCCCACAGTCATCCCTGGTGCTTGGAGCCCCAGATGCAATCCCCAAGGAAGGCTTCATCTTCGAGGAGACATGAGTGCAGACAGGTCGTGGGCCCCACGGAGAGCACTGTTGCACAGTGGGAACATGGGAATGGAGCGTCTGGAAGCCAGGGGAGGCTGGGGTTTTGGAGCCCTCCCCGCCCTGAAGCTTCTGCTGTCTCTGCTAGTTCGAGTCTCCTCACCATGCTTGTCTGGAGTACTCTGGATGGGAGCTAGCTCTAGGACGTGCTTTTTCAGGCAGAGGCCCCAAAGAGGACCCCCGTGGCTCCCCCAGCACGGCCCCCAACTGCTCAGGAGGTGTGCTACCGGCGAGCACAGCAGGCACAGAAGGACTCTGCCAGTTGGCTACAGGCCGTCCCACGGCCAACAGAGAGGCTCTCTTCCGTGCACATCTCAGCACCCGGGGAGAAGAGGAGGATTGCTCATGTACCCAACCCCCGCCTGGCTGCTGGTGAGTCCTGACCCCACTCTTTCTTGGACCCCTCACCTTGGCATGTGCAGTATGAGGGGAAGCAGCACTCTGAGAACTTCCTCTTATACCTGGTCTCAAACACCCTCCCAGGGCCTCACTGACCATGGAGAAGGGGCAGGATGACCTGGGAGGTCTTAGCAGCCTCCTTGCTCCCTCCCAGTTCAGCGACCATTAGTGGGACTTGCCTGGGCTTACCTGGAGTGGACAGCAGCTTGAAGGTCAGGGTGGGGTGGGCCTATCAGCTCTGAGCGGTGGTCCCATCTGGCCCCATTACCAGGCAGAGCTCCTGAGAATGAGTCCTGCCTAGAGAACCAGGGCTGTGACCAAATCAGGAAGAGCTGCTGGACCAATGTTTCTCCCTGCCCATCAAGGGCTACAGTGCCTGGGTTCTGTGTTCCTGTTCATGCCCACAGCTCACAGCTACATCTCTTGATGGCACAGCCTGGGGGAGGTTCCTGGCTGTGGCTGCAGCAGGGCTTGTTGGGTCTGTTCCAGTTCTGGGACTCTCCTTGTCCAGAACCCACCTTGATCTGCCTCAGTGCTCATGGTATAGGTTGCATACAGGGCTGGGAGTTACTCGTGCAGATGTGCCCCCCTCCCTGTGGGGCCAAGAAGCATTGGAGAGCCCTCTCTTTGTGGAGCTGAGAGTGCACTGGGGATCTCTCTTGGCAAGTACAGCCATGGTGGGTTGGTTCCAGGAAGGATGGCAGGGGCAACCTGGTCTGGCTCCTGAGCCCTCTCCAAAGAGGGACCCTGACTGGGGCCAGAAGTCAGTCGTCTCAGTCCTTCAGTGCCAACGGGCTGTGATGGGCAGGTACTCCACACCCTGCATGTCCATGCAAGGAGCAGCCCTGGTCACCTTCTGCCAGGGCGGAGACTGTGTATGGTTTGTGACCTCATTACAGGGACAGGCAGGTAGCCTGTCACAATGAGCAGACCGGGGCATCCCAGGCCCTCTGGTCCTGTGCCCTGGAGCCAGGGCTACCCCTCAGACGTCAATGTCTCGGAGTTGGGGGCTGGAACATGTGGCAGAGGCCCCGACCACGCCCCACCATTCGCCAGACTGCCCCGACCGTGGCATTGCCTGAGCCGGCCTCCACAGCTGCGTTGCCCTTCCCCACCTCCATGGACTTGCCCCAGAGCAGCTAGAGTCCCATGTCCTTCCGCACCCCGAGCCCGGTGCCCCGGCCCCCGCTGCGCTGCGAGATGCGAGTTCTGCTCACACTCAATGACCGCAGCTTCCTGGTGCTCCGCAGCTCCGTCATGGGCCTGCTGTCCTCCTGCACTCACATCCCCTGTCCCCCACCAGCCCCCACAGGTGCCAAGAGGGCGCTCCCTGCCAGCAGCAGCCAGGTGTCCCACGGCCCCGAACCTGGCAGCCAGCCACTGAAGACACGCACGTTGTCAGGGATGGCATCTAAGACAACCACCACGGTCACCCCCAAGCGCATCGCCCACAGCCCATCACTCCAGGTACCCTGCACTCAGAGGCCATGAGCTATACTCTGCTCATATTGTCCCCAGTAGGATTCTCTGTTGGCCTTGTATTACGTTCTGTCTCCTAGTCCTGAGAGTGAACCCATGCTTATACAAACATGACAAGGTGCTTATGCCCAAGccaacccctcactggggaattctaggcaggggctccactCCCTGCCATTCCCCCAGCCTTCCCTCTGGAATTCATAGCTGGGCTCATGCATTGAGCAACCCATCCCTGTCTTCCCCAGAAGCCCTGTGCCCTAACACCTGCTCTTTTTCCCCAGAGTCTAAAGAAGCCCGTTATCCCAAAAGAATTTGGCGGCAAGGTCCCCACTGTGGTCCGCCAGCGCTATCTCAACCTGTTCATTGAGGAGTGTCTCAAGTTCTGTTCGTCCAACCAGGAGGCCATCGAGAAGGTGGGCCCTGGAGCACACATTCCCTTCATGGGCAGGACTGCAGGCCCTGGCCAGCTTGGTCTTGAGCTGCAGCTGGGAAGGTCCCCATTTGTCTTCCTGGCTCTCCTCTAGGCGTCTTGGTTCACATTGGCTGCCTGTACCATGTCCTCGTGAGTGACAGGCTGGGCCATGTTCCTGGCTCAGGCTGGTTCTGCACCAGCACTGTCATCCCAGAGCAGCTGATCCTACTGCCCATGCTCCTGGGTGCCAGGCTCTGCCAAGACCTTAGGCTGAGCACTGTCTTACCCAGGCCCTGAACGAGGAAAAGGTGGCGTATGACCGCAGTCCCAGCAAGAACATATACCTGAACGTGGCCGTGAACACCCTTAAGAAGCTAAGGGGCCTGGTCCCCAACACCGTGCCCAACCTCAGCAGTGAGTTGGGGCAGCTGTATGCAGAGGGTCTTACCCAGAATTGGCTGTACATGGGCTTCAGCAGCAGGGATGGTCCCTGGTTCCCCACACTCGGGCTACTGCCCAAGGtaccctctgcctcctccctccctccctccctccctccccccttcccttcttccttccctccctccctccttccacccaCTAATGGCGCCCCACAGCCTCTTCACAGTGAGTGGCTGAGCGCTGCACATTAAGctaagggaaggagggagagagggttaAGACATTTCATTATGTCCCCTCGAGAGGCCCCATTAAGCAGCCACCACAGTGGCATGCTCATCTGCCCCTGGCCTCCATTAGTTTCTCCTCACCTCGGAACCCATTAGTCGTCAGCTTTGTAGCTGCCGTgtgccccccacccctgtcccacCTTCCTTCGGGGATAGCAGGCCTGGTCTGTCCAACCAGAGCTCAGGTAGGGGACTGCTGAGCTCCAGGTGACTTGCCCTGAGTTCCCATGACCCCTTCCCAGCTGGGACTCTGTCGGCAGTGGTGGGCAGTGTGTGTGCAGTGGGGGTTGGGCTGAGGTTGCAGCTGGCCGACCCCTCCTTGGCTTTTCTGTACTTCCTTCTAGAAGCCAGTGGCCGCAGGGTTGTGTCCCATGAGGTTGTCCTGGGGGGCAAATTGGCAGCTAAAACCAGCTTCTCACTGAGCCGTCCCAGCAGCCCGAGGGTAGAGGAGCTGAAAGGTGAGTGAGTAACCCACACTCCCCTCTGTGTCCTTGTCTGTCCTGTCCTGTAGCATCTGGTCATTGTCACCAGCCAATGTCCCCACCGGGACTGCCCTGTACAATACAGccgtgtgtgcgtgcatacatacttgcatgaatgtatatatacatgcctgcatgtgtgtttctgtctgtctgtccctcccctTCTGGCAGCACTGACACTCAGTGCCCCTGCAGGGACTGCCCTGTACAGCCGCCTCAGGGAGTACCTACTCACTCAGGAGCAGCTGAAGGAGAATGGCTACCCTTTCCCCCACCCAGAGCGCCCAGGGGGTGCGGTCATCTTCACAGCCGAGGAGAGGAAGCCCAAAGACCGTGAGTCTCCTCCCGCATTGCCTCAGGCAGGAGGGCTGGGTGGTTAGCTCTCTGCTGTTATGACAGGCACTTCATGCTCAGGGGA is drawn from Mastomys coucha isolate ucsf_1 unplaced genomic scaffold, UCSF_Mcou_1 pScaffold4, whole genome shotgun sequence and contains these coding sequences:
- the Rexo1 gene encoding RNA exonuclease 1 homolog isoform X1 codes for the protein MLRSTGFFRSIDCPYWAGAPGGPCRRPYCHFRHRGARGPGAPGSGGAASPAAGLGYDPYNPELPQPPVQRENGALGQGDGMLELELVNQAIEAVRGEVELEQRRYQELLETARGHSAGPSALAPCSPATSIDDDDTFSLALTYTPGGLLSPDSAYQPTPLAVPAEPGHKYSLAPSDRGQGRAAGGAGALEYVPKAVGQPRRCGRPVSGGKYVVDSSKPSTDLEYDPLSNYSARHLGRASARDERATKRPRGSRGAEPYTPALKKPCDPFGGCEARFSDSEDDVASPPKADVSSPKAGADPESKAPGKPASKEGREHEEADLRGTKEMAVQYDVEDLGQPPKAPDTVSLVKPNSPARASRDAGVPKEGKAKKKKSGTPASLSHKDKVHKKDKKKEKDPARPRGKEKVCADKKKLPASSPRGKAQGPEGTKKKPSSATTVASSGKGGPGRPSSMGPQDSGPSPRAPLAWKGGSAKKMPSGKLVERKARSLDEGAPQDTPKLKKRALSHAELFGDESEEDDSGLGAGAPRVWPPTLPSLSSDSDSDSDSDYSLGLDEMKVPKHLKAAPPTAPAPPSPFSSSSSSSGASQCAEEDVDYSALEKEVDFDVDPMEECLRIFNESTSVKTEDKGRLARQPPKEKAEEKTHAGLTTLFPGQKRRVSHLCKPGKEAEAPKRTPVAPPARPPTAQEVCYRRAQQAQKDSASWLQAVPRPTERLSSVHISAPGEKRRIAHVPNPRLAAAPTGAKRALPASSSQVSHGPEPGSQPLKTRTLSGMASKTTTTVTPKRIAHSPSLQSLKKPVIPKEFGGKVPTVVRQRYLNLFIEECLKFCSSNQEAIEKALNEEKVAYDRSPSKNIYLNVAVNTLKKLRGLVPNTVPNLSKASGRRVVSHEVVLGGKLAAKTSFSLSRPSSPRVEELKALTLSAPAGTALYSRLREYLLTQEQLKENGYPFPHPERPGGAVIFTAEERKPKDPSCRICCRCGTEYLVSSSGRCVRSEECYYHWGRLRRNRVAGGWETQYMCCSAAVGSVGCQVAKQHVQDGRKENLEGFVRTFQKELPEDAHAGVFALDCEMSYTTYGLELTRVTVVDTDMQVVYDTFVKPDNEVVDYNTRFSGVTEADLVDTSITLRDVQAVLLSMFSADTILIGHSLESDLLALKVIHGTVVDTSVLFPHRLGLPYKRSLRNLMADYLRQIIQDNVDGHSSSEDASACMHLVIWKIREDAKTKR
- the Rexo1 gene encoding RNA exonuclease 1 homolog isoform X2 — encoded protein: MLRSTGFFRSIDCPYWAGAPGGPCRRPYCHFRHRGARGPGAPGSGGAASPAAGLGYDPYNPELPQPPVQRENGALGQGDGMLELELVNQAIEAVRGEVELEQRRYQELLETARGHSAGPSALAPCSPATSIDDDDTFSLALTYTPGGLLSPDSAYQPTPLAVPAEPGHKYSLAPSDRGQGRAAGGAGALEYVPKAVGQPRRCGRPVSGGKYVVDSSKPSTDLEYDPLSNYSARHLGRASARDERATKRPRGSRGAEPYTPALKKPCDPFGGCEARFSDSEDDVASPPKADVSSPKAGADPESKAPGKPASKEGREHEEADLRGTKEMAVQYDVEDLGQPPKAPDTVSLVKPNSPARASRDAGVPKEGKAKKKKSGTPASLSHKDKVHKKDKKKEKDPARPRGKEKVCADKKKLPASSPRGKAQGPEGTKKKPSSATTVASSGKGGPGRPSSMGPQDSGPSPRAPLAWKGGSAKKMPSGKLVERKARSLDEGAPQDTPKLKKRALSHAELFGDESEEDDSGLGAGAPRVWPPTLPSLSSDSDSDSDSDYSLGLDEMKVPKHLKAAPPTAPAPPSPFSSSSSSSGASQCAEEDVDYSALEKEVDFDVDPMEECLRIFNESTSVKTEDKGRLARQPPKEKAEEKTHAGLTTLFPGQKRRVSHLCKPGKEAEAPKRTPVAPPARPPTAQEVCYRRAQQAQKDSASWLQAVPRPTERLSSVHISAPGEKRRIAHVPNPRLAAAPTGAKRALPASSSQVSHGPEPGSQPLKTRTLSGMASKTTTTVTPKRIAHSPSLQSLKKPVIPKEFGGKVPTVVRQRYLNLFIEECLKFCSSNQEAIEKALNEEKVAYDRSPSKNIYLNVAVNTLKKLRGLVPNTVPNLSKASGRRVVSHEVVLGGKLAAKTSFSLSRPSSPRVEELKGTALYSRLREYLLTQEQLKENGYPFPHPERPGGAVIFTAEERKPKDPSCRICCRCGTEYLVSSSGRCVRSEECYYHWGRLRRNRVAGGWETQYMCCSAAVGSVGCQVAKQHVQDGRKENLEGFVRTFQKELPEDAHAGVFALDCEMSYTTYGLELTRVTVVDTDMQVVYDTFVKPDNEVVDYNTRFSGVTEADLVDTSITLRDVQAVLLSMFSADTILIGHSLESDLLALKVIHGTVVDTSVLFPHRLGLPYKRSLRNLMADYLRQIIQDNVDGHSSSEDASACMHLVIWKIREDAKTKR